Below is a window of Brachyspira pilosicoli DNA.
TTCAGCAACAACTATAGGCTCATTGAATGTAAACCATTTTTTTACTTTATCTCCATATAACTCAAACATTTTAGCAGCATATTTAGCATAAAGTTCTACAACTTCTCTGTTTTCAAAGCCTCCTATTTCCTGAAGTTTTAAAGGCATATCAAAATGATATAAACACATCATAGGCTCTATATCATTTTTTATAAGCTCATCTATAACATTATTATAAAACTCAACTGCTTTTTCATCTAACTCAAGAGTATTAAAATCTTTTACTATTCTGCTCCATTGTATTGAAGTTCTTAATACATTATGTCCTGTTTCTTTTATTAATTTTATATCTTCTTTATAATCTCTAAAGAAATTAGATGTATATACTGGACCTACTTGATTATGAAATTTTTTTGGTGCTATTTCAAACCAATAATCCCATATACTTTTATTAGCTTTATCATAAAAACCTTCGCTTTGAGGTCCTGATGTAGAGCTTCCAAATAAAAAATTATCTTTAAATTTGTATTGTTTCATATTATAAAAAACCTCATTAATTTATTTATTATTTGCTTCTTCCTTTTCTAAAGATATTTCATAAGCTTTTAGAAAAGGTCTATACATTAAATAAGAAGTAAATATAAAAATTAAACTTAATATCATAGCTCCAAAGTTTAAATTAGTAGCAAGCAATGCTCCTAAAGGTGCAGGAGTTGTCCAAGGTACTAAAGTAACAACATGACCTACAATATTTAATTTTGTTAATATATAAGCTATTGTTATATTTATTATAGGTATAAATATAAAAGGTATCATTAATAATGGATTCATTACTACTGGTGTACCAAACATAATAGGTTCATTGATATTAAATATTGACGGTACCAATGCCAATTTACCAATAGATTTTATATGTTCATTTTTGCTTCTAACCATTGCTATTGCTAAACCTAATGTTGTTCCTACTCCTCCTATAAGTGCATATAAATCAAAGAAACTTCCAGCCCATATTTTAGTGATTTCTTCTCCTGCTTGTAATGCACTTTGATTAAATGCTAAATTTGATAAGCTTATAGAAGAAATTATAGCTCCAAGTATGTTAGTGCCATGAAGTCCGGCAAACCATAATAAATGCACCAAAAATAGTATTAATATTATTGATGGAAGAGAATCTGATATATGAAGTAATGGTTCAAATATTTTCATAAATAAATCAGGAAGCATTAATAATAAACTTTTTTGTATTATAAGATTAATTGTTTGAAATAAAACTATAACTACTGCTACAGGTATTAAAAGCTCAAAAGATTTAGCTATAGCAGGAGGCACAGATTCTGGAAGTGTAATAATTAATTTCTTATGAACCAAAAATCTAAATATCTCTATAGAAATTATTCCAAATATAATAGCTACAAATAACCCCTTAGCGTCCATAAATCTTACGTCCATTACAGGTATAGAGGTATCAGGAGCTACTAAAAATGATTTTGATACAGCTTCTACTATAGGCACATACTCAACCTTTGCAGATACAAGTAAAAAACCAAATAATGATAAAAATCCGCCTGTTATAGAATTAAGATTATAATGTCCAGACAATGAATAGCCTATTCCATAAACTATAAACATACACATTATACCCATACTCACATTAAAAGGCTGTATTAAATCTGCTCTATATTTTGCCATTAAATTAGCATACCATTCAAAATATAGAAAATTATTTTTATCAGTAAGAGGTAAATTTAATATTAAAAGTATAAATGAACCTACAATTAAAAACGGTACAGCAAATACAAATCCGTCTCTTATTGCATTTAAATATCTATTGCTTGCTATTTTTCCAGCTATAGGAAGTACTTTCTCTTCTATAAAATGCATTATTTTATCATTCATTTTTATGCTCCATTTTTTATTAATGATATTATAATTTTATTTATTAGCTGTTTCTTCTTTTTCTAATGATATTTCATACGCTTTTAAGAAAGGCACATAAATTAAATATGATGTGAATATTAAAACTAAACTTAATATCATAGAACCAATATTTAAGTTAGTAGCAAGTAATGCTGCAAGCGGACCAGGAGTTGTCCAAGGTACTAAAGATACAATATGCCCTATAATATTTAATTTAGTTAATATCCAAGCTATAGTGGCATTAATTACAGGAAGAGCTATAAACGGAATCATTAACACTGGATTCATTACCACTGGAGCACCAAACATTATAGGCTCATTAATATTAAATACCGCAGGCACTATTGACAATTTACCAATAGATTTTATATGTTCATTTTTGCTTCTAACCATTGCTATTGCTAAACCTAAAGTAGTACCAACTCCGCCCATAAATACATAAGAATCAAAAAAACCGCCCGCAAATATTTTTGTTACAGGCTCTCCCGCTTGTAATGCGGCTTGGTTTATTGCTAAATTTGATAAAGTGATTGCTTTTACTATAGCATCAACTATGTTAGTTCCATGTAAACCTGCAAACCATAATATGTGTATGATTAATAATAATATTATTATAGAAGGCAAAGAGTCAGATACATGAAGAAGAGGCTCAAATATTTTCATTACTAATTCAGGTATCATCATAATGAGTTTCTTTTGTATAATGATATTTAATGCTTGAAATAAAACTATAACTACTGCTACAGGTATTAAAAGTTCAAAAGATTTAGCTATAGCAGGAGGCACAGATTCTGGGAGTGTGATAATTAATTTCTTATGAACCAAAAATCTAAATATCTCTATAGAAATTATTCCAAATATAATAGCTACAAATAACCCCTTAGCGTCCATAAATCTAACGTCCATTACAGGTATATAACTATCAGCATCAACTAAAAATGATTTTGCTACAGCTTCCACTATAGGCACATACTCAACTTTTGCAGATACAAGTAAAAAACTAAATAATGATAAAAATCCGCCTGTTATAGAATTAAGATTATAATGCCCAGACAATGAATAGCCTATTCCATAAGCTACAAACAATGACATTATACCCATACTCACATAAAAAGGCTGAACTAAATCACCCTTAAAAGCTTTCATTAAATTATCATACCATTCCATATATAAAAAGTTGTTTTTGTCGGTAAAAGGTAAATTTAATATTAAAAGTATAAAAGAACCTATAATCAAAAACGGCATAGCAAATACAAATCCGTCTCTTATTGCATTTAAATATCTATTGCTTGCTATTTTACCAGCTATAGGTAGAATTTTATTTTCTATAAAAGTCATTAATTTATCATTCATTATCAATCTCCAATAATCCTTATTATTATAAAAAAATTATTCTCTTATTTTAAATCTTTGAGCCATGTTTATATAGTCTAATAAAAACAAATATTCTTCATTAACTCTCCCAACAACATTTGTTCTTCCAGTATTTTTCATATCTTTTAATGCTATTTGCATCTCCCCCGCATAACTTCCATATTTTGAAGAGTCAATAAGTATATCTCCTCTTTTAATATCTGCAGCAGCATTAA
It encodes the following:
- the celB gene encoding PTS cellobiose transporter subunit IIC, with the translated sequence MNDKIMHFIEEKVLPIAGKIASNRYLNAIRDGFVFAVPFLIVGSFILLILNLPLTDKNNFLYFEWYANLMAKYRADLIQPFNVSMGIMCMFIVYGIGYSLSGHYNLNSITGGFLSLFGFLLVSAKVEYVPIVEAVSKSFLVAPDTSIPVMDVRFMDAKGLFVAIIFGIISIEIFRFLVHKKLIITLPESVPPAIAKSFELLIPVAVVIVLFQTINLIIQKSLLLMLPDLFMKIFEPLLHISDSLPSIILILFLVHLLWFAGLHGTNILGAIISSISLSNLAFNQSALQAGEEITKIWAGSFFDLYALIGGVGTTLGLAIAMVRSKNEHIKSIGKLALVPSIFNINEPIMFGTPVVMNPLLMIPFIFIPIINITIAYILTKLNIVGHVVTLVPWTTPAPLGALLATNLNFGAMILSLIFIFTSYLMYRPFLKAYEISLEKEEANNK
- the celB gene encoding PTS cellobiose transporter subunit IIC, which encodes MNDKLMTFIENKILPIAGKIASNRYLNAIRDGFVFAMPFLIIGSFILLILNLPFTDKNNFLYMEWYDNLMKAFKGDLVQPFYVSMGIMSLFVAYGIGYSLSGHYNLNSITGGFLSLFSFLLVSAKVEYVPIVEAVAKSFLVDADSYIPVMDVRFMDAKGLFVAIIFGIISIEIFRFLVHKKLIITLPESVPPAIAKSFELLIPVAVVIVLFQALNIIIQKKLIMMIPELVMKIFEPLLHVSDSLPSIIILLLIIHILWFAGLHGTNIVDAIVKAITLSNLAINQAALQAGEPVTKIFAGGFFDSYVFMGGVGTTLGLAIAMVRSKNEHIKSIGKLSIVPAVFNINEPIMFGAPVVMNPVLMIPFIALPVINATIAWILTKLNIIGHIVSLVPWTTPGPLAALLATNLNIGSMILSLVLIFTSYLIYVPFLKAYEISLEKEETANK